From the genome of Gracilinanus agilis isolate LMUSP501 chromosome 2, AgileGrace, whole genome shotgun sequence, one region includes:
- the CEBPA gene encoding CCAAT/enhancer-binding protein alpha: MEQTNFYEVESRPPMSSHLQSPHHQPSSAAFGYPRDSVPPQPPATPAAAAASEHLGDICENENSIDISAYIDPAAFNDEFLADLFQHSKQQEKAKAALAGGEFDYPQPHPAGHAMHGAHGPGSHPHVYGCMAAGYLDGKLDPLYERIGAPALRPLVIKQEPREEDETKQLALSGLYYQAQQQQQQQQQPPPPPPAHHHHHHHHHHPASHLQYQIAHCGQTTMHLQPGHPTPPPTPVPSPHHQPPQPPHHPHQQNSLPPGGGLKMISSDHRGKSKKSVDKSSSEYRVRRERNNIAVRKSRDKAKQRNVETQQKVLELTNDNDRLRKRVEQLTRELDTLRGIFRQLPESSLVKAMGNCA, encoded by the coding sequence ATGGAGCAAACCAACTTCTACGAGGTCGAGTCCCGGCCCCCGATGAGCAGCCACCTCCAGAGTCCCCACCACCAGCCTAGCAGCGCCGCCTTTGGCTACCCCCGGGACTCGGTCCCTCCTCAGCCTCCCGCAACACCTGCAGCCGCAGCAGCCTCGGAACATCTGGGCGACATCTGTGAGAACGAAAACTCTATCGACATCAGCGCCTACATCGATCCCGCCGCCTTCAACGACGAGTTTCTGGCCGACTTGTTTCAACACAGCAAGCAGCAGGAGAAAGCCAAAGCTGCCCTGGCGGGAGGTGAGTTCGACTATCCGCAGCCGCATCCCGCGGGCCACGCCATGCACGGAGCCCACGGGCCTGGGAGCCACCCCCACGTCTATGGCTGCATGGCCGCCGGCTACCTGGACGGCAAACTGGACCCCTTGTACGAGCGCATTGGGGCCCCGGCCTTGCGACCGCTGGTGATCAAGCAGGAGCCCCGGGAAGAGGACGAGACTAAGCAGTTGGCGCTGTCCGGCCTCTACTACCAggctcagcagcagcagcagcaacagcagcaaccaCCGCCGCCTCCTCCagcccaccaccaccaccaccaccaccaccaccacccggCGTCCCACCTCCAGTACCAGATCGCCCACTGCGGCCAGACCACCATGCACCTGCAACCAGGGCACCCCACGCCGCCGCCCACGCCTGTGCCCAGCCCTCACCACCAACCACCGCAACCACCGCACCACCCACACCAGCAGAACAGTCTACCCCCGGGAGGGGGACTCAAGATGATATCCTCGGACCACCGGGGTAAATCGAAGAAGTCTGTGGACAAAAGCAGCAGCGAGTACCGAGTGCGTCGGGAACGCAACAACATCGCTGTGCGCAAGAGCCGGGACAAGGCCAAGCAGCGCAACGTGGAGACCCAGCAGAAGGTGCTGGAGCTCACGAATGACAATGACCGGCTGCGCAAGCGGGTGGAGCAACTGACTCGGGAGCTGGACACCCTGCGAGGTATCTTCCGCCAGCTCCCAGAAAGTTCCTTGGTTAAAGCCATGGGCAACTGCGCGTGA